One Rudaeicoccus suwonensis genomic window carries:
- a CDS encoding acetyl-CoA acetyltransferase gives MAAHGTRTWVLGGYQSDFARNLAREGTGITELFAETVRGTLDASPVPVGDIDVIHVGNAFGQLFTGQGQLGGMPATVEPDLWGLPAMRHEAACASGSMAILAAMAEIEAGRYDVALVIGAEIERNVPGDLSATYLGAAAHIGHEGQQARFMWPHMFDRLAEEYDRRYGLDDRHVHAIAELNTRNGRANPLAQTRSWTFTDASFTDDDAANPSIEGRVRRTDCGQVTDGAAGVMLVSDRYLAAHADIAARPRAQILGWGHRTVGLSLTQKLQRSGDDLYVLPHVRRTIRDAFDRAKISDVFDLDAIETHDCFSMTEYAAIDHFGITGPGESWKAIENGDLEIGGQIPVNPSGGLIGGGHPVGATGVRMLLDSYKQVTGQAGDYQVDGARRVATLNIGGSSTTTASFVVGAETEN, from the coding sequence ATGGCTGCTCACGGGACTCGGACCTGGGTGCTCGGCGGGTATCAGAGCGACTTCGCACGCAACCTCGCACGCGAAGGCACCGGCATCACCGAACTGTTCGCCGAAACCGTCCGCGGCACCCTGGACGCCTCCCCCGTGCCGGTCGGCGACATCGACGTCATACATGTCGGCAACGCCTTCGGGCAGTTGTTCACGGGGCAGGGCCAACTCGGCGGCATGCCCGCGACCGTCGAGCCCGATTTGTGGGGCCTCCCGGCGATGCGCCATGAGGCCGCCTGCGCATCCGGGTCGATGGCGATCCTGGCGGCGATGGCCGAGATCGAGGCCGGCAGGTATGACGTGGCGCTCGTCATCGGCGCCGAGATCGAGCGCAACGTGCCCGGCGATCTGTCCGCGACCTACCTCGGCGCCGCGGCACACATCGGTCATGAGGGCCAGCAGGCAAGGTTCATGTGGCCCCACATGTTCGACCGTCTCGCCGAGGAATACGACCGTCGGTACGGGCTCGACGACCGGCATGTGCATGCGATCGCAGAGCTCAACACCCGCAACGGCCGCGCGAATCCCCTTGCGCAGACACGGTCCTGGACCTTCACCGATGCCAGCTTCACCGACGACGACGCAGCCAACCCCAGCATCGAGGGTCGCGTTCGACGCACCGACTGCGGCCAGGTCACCGACGGTGCCGCCGGCGTCATGCTGGTCAGCGATCGCTACCTCGCGGCGCACGCCGACATCGCTGCGCGGCCGCGTGCCCAGATCCTCGGCTGGGGTCACCGGACCGTCGGACTGTCCCTGACGCAAAAGTTGCAGCGGTCCGGCGACGACCTCTACGTGCTGCCGCATGTGCGACGCACCATCCGCGACGCGTTCGACCGGGCGAAGATCAGCGACGTCTTCGATCTCGACGCGATCGAGACCCACGACTGCTTCTCGATGACCGAGTACGCCGCGATCGACCACTTCGGCATCACCGGTCCCGGCGAGAGCTGGAAGGCGATCGAGAACGGTGACCTCGAGATCGGCGGCCAGATCCCGGTCAACCCCAGCGGCGGGCTCATCGGTGGCGGACACCCGGTCGGCGCGACAGGTGTGCGGATGCTGCTGGATTCCTACAAGCAGGTGACCGGCCAGGCCGGGGACTACCAGGTCGACGGAGCGCGCCGCGTCGCGACCTTGAACATCGGCGGCAGCTCGACCACCACGGCCAGCTTCGTCGTCGGAGCGGAAACGGAGAACTGA
- a CDS encoding carotenoid oxygenase family protein has protein sequence MEIEVLGRALSTLPADDDHPYRTGPWRPQTVERRVADCEVIGDLPTDLDGVYLRNTENPVHPAVSIYHPFDGDGMVHVVGFRDGKAFYSNRFVRTDGFVAEQKAGGPLWSGLAEDPAKSPTQTGWGARGRMKDSSSTDVVVHNGVALTSFYQCGDLYRLNPTTLETLGKAGWNGRFPSDVGVSAHPKVDEHTGEMMFFNYSTQAPFMHYGVVDDEDNLVHYVDVPLPGPRLPHDMAFTENYAILNDLPLFWEPEALAAGKYAARFHKDIPSRLAVIPRKGNTSDIKWFEADPTYVLHWVNAYEEGEEIVLDGFFQMDPEPPSGGGTIYQRMFRFLDNELMGPKLHRWRLNLRTGQTREERLTETTSEFGMINGLHGGRRHRYAYAATALPGWFLFNGLVKHDVETGNEEHYKFGEGVFASETAMAPRVGSTGEDDGYLVTLVSDMNRDCSECLVFDAARLADGPIARVQLPERISSGTHSTWAPGSAIPDWATADDPATAIGL, from the coding sequence ATGGAGATTGAGGTCCTCGGCAGGGCGTTGTCCACGCTTCCCGCTGACGACGACCACCCCTACCGCACAGGACCGTGGCGGCCGCAGACCGTCGAGCGCCGCGTCGCCGACTGCGAGGTCATCGGTGATCTGCCGACCGACCTCGACGGCGTCTACCTGCGCAACACCGAGAACCCGGTGCATCCCGCTGTGTCGATCTATCACCCGTTCGACGGCGACGGAATGGTCCACGTGGTGGGATTCCGCGACGGAAAAGCGTTCTACTCCAACAGATTCGTGCGCACCGACGGCTTCGTCGCCGAGCAGAAGGCAGGTGGGCCGCTGTGGTCCGGGCTGGCCGAGGACCCGGCGAAATCGCCGACCCAGACCGGCTGGGGCGCGCGTGGCCGGATGAAGGACTCCTCCAGCACCGACGTCGTGGTGCACAACGGGGTCGCACTCACCAGCTTCTACCAGTGCGGCGACCTCTACCGGCTCAACCCCACCACCTTGGAGACCCTCGGCAAGGCCGGCTGGAACGGGCGCTTCCCCTCCGACGTGGGCGTGTCCGCGCACCCGAAGGTCGATGAGCACACCGGCGAGATGATGTTCTTCAACTACTCCACGCAGGCGCCGTTCATGCACTACGGCGTCGTCGACGACGAAGACAACCTGGTCCATTACGTCGACGTGCCGCTGCCCGGGCCGCGGCTGCCGCACGACATGGCGTTCACCGAGAACTACGCGATCCTCAACGACCTTCCGCTGTTCTGGGAGCCGGAGGCACTGGCGGCCGGCAAGTATGCCGCGCGCTTCCACAAGGACATCCCCTCGCGGCTGGCGGTGATCCCCCGCAAGGGCAACACCAGTGACATCAAGTGGTTCGAGGCCGATCCGACATACGTGCTGCACTGGGTCAATGCCTACGAGGAGGGCGAGGAGATCGTGCTCGACGGGTTCTTTCAGATGGACCCCGAACCTCCGTCGGGCGGCGGCACGATCTACCAGCGGATGTTCCGGTTCCTCGACAACGAGTTGATGGGCCCGAAGCTGCACCGGTGGCGGCTGAACCTGCGCACCGGTCAGACCAGGGAGGAGCGGCTGACCGAGACCACCAGCGAGTTCGGCATGATCAACGGCCTGCACGGCGGGCGGCGACACCGCTACGCGTATGCGGCCACGGCACTGCCGGGTTGGTTCCTGTTCAACGGCCTGGTCAAGCACGACGTCGAGACCGGCAACGAGGAGCACTACAAGTTCGGCGAGGGCGTCTTCGCCAGCGAGACCGCGATGGCGCCGCGCGTCGGTTCGACAGGTGAGGACGACGGCTACCTGGTCACCCTCGTGTCGGACATGAACCGCGACTGCTCTGAATGTCTGGTCTTCGATGCGGCACGCCTGGCCGATGGACCCATCGCCCGGGTGCAGTTGCCCGAGCGCATCAGCAGCGGGACCCACTCCACGTGGGCACCGGGCAGCGCCATACCGGACTGGGCGACCGCCGACGACCCGGCCACCGCCATCGGACTGTAA
- a CDS encoding VOC family protein, which translates to MTAWAVLRQVVLATGTINDDVAVVRQAFGFGAGFADPELRKLNLADATMPVSSTRYLEFVAPIEATGPVHAWLAKTGPRGGFTLSVQHPDPDGVRARCAEAGVRVPIDDVAFGRTVLQLHPRDVGLLLEVDGIPEPDVWFWDDVDPGPEPGAGVDEIVGVDITVDDPESMTALWARILDVEPSDSTAFDLGGSTVRFVAGAPSADWNIQLRSSGGSDLPDLPGITFTLV; encoded by the coding sequence GTGACTGCATGGGCTGTCCTGCGGCAGGTGGTGCTGGCGACCGGCACCATCAACGACGACGTCGCCGTGGTGCGCCAGGCCTTCGGATTCGGCGCCGGTTTCGCCGACCCGGAGCTGCGCAAACTCAACCTGGCTGATGCGACGATGCCGGTGTCGAGCACGCGATACCTGGAGTTCGTGGCACCGATCGAGGCCACCGGCCCGGTGCATGCCTGGTTGGCCAAGACCGGACCGCGGGGTGGATTCACCTTGTCGGTGCAGCACCCCGACCCCGACGGGGTCCGCGCCCGGTGCGCGGAAGCCGGTGTGCGGGTTCCGATCGACGACGTGGCCTTCGGCCGGACGGTCCTGCAGTTGCATCCCCGCGACGTCGGGCTGCTGCTGGAGGTGGACGGCATACCCGAGCCGGACGTGTGGTTCTGGGACGACGTCGACCCCGGACCCGAGCCGGGTGCCGGCGTCGACGAGATCGTCGGGGTCGACATCACGGTCGACGACCCGGAATCCATGACCGCTCTGTGGGCCCGGATCCTCGACGTGGAGCCGAGCGACTCCACCGCGTTCGACCTCGGCGGCTCGACCGTGCGATTCGTCGCCGGCGCACCCTCGGCCGACTGGAACATCCAGCTGCGCAGCAGCGGTGGATCGGATCTGCCGGACCTGCCCGGCATCACCTTCACCCTGGTCTGA